Genomic window (Oryza sativa Japonica Group chromosome 3, ASM3414082v1):
cgagacgaatcttttgagcctaattaagctgtcattagcacatgtaggttattgtagcacttatggctaatcatggactaattaggctcaaaagattcatctcacgatttacatgcaaactatgcaattagtttttctttttatttatatttaatgctccatacatatgtccaaatattcgatgtgatgtttttgcgaaaagattttgggaactaaaccggaCCACAAAGAGTACGAGGCCCTAACATGTGTGCCCCCACATGCTAACTCAGCTAGTTAAACCATGCCAATGAGACGCATTAGTGAAAATCGCCTTTAAAATAGTGGAGGGAGTCATTTTGTACTAGTTTTAATAGTTAAAGGATCGATACATCCAGTTTTACGATTAAGATAGATATGAATCGTGAAGTGCGAAACTGTGGCGAGTAATGATGCCATCCTAGGCCCCAGGGGCAGATTCACAATGGGGCCGGAGGGGCCTTGAGACCCCACTACCGCCCCCTAAGCccccactaatttttttttctatagatcCATAGAATGTGGGGACTGGAGATTTGATTTATGCTGATGTAGTTTATTCAGCCCCCACTATTATTTTTTTCGGGACcacctatatatttatcgacaaattttctcctaaaaatttgacagatataattatagtacaattttactgtaattacactataacttgtatgtaattacactataatttgtacgtaactacagtgtaacttgtatttaagtttcacgtaattttgaataattagatctattacaagatttgttctggtgagaaagaaaaaaatcacagcacacacatatgtgaaaggattTTTTCCCCATGATCttcattttaccgaaataataTGTTACGAAGAGATTTTAAAAGTTACATGCTAGTATATGCAAagtacagtgtaattacattacgactgtactgtaattacatctgtcaaatttttaggagaaaatttgtcgacaaatatataacaaaattgtttttttctagatccgcccctgctaGGCCCATTATGTAAATAAAGcttgtaaagaaaaaaaaaaccgactGCTTTCCTCTGAAAGATGTGGCAACATCTGTATAACAAAATCGTTTTGGAATTCGATACCACGTAGCCAAGGTTCTCCTAGCTATCGCAGTATTCAGGGAACCTTGCACTAAAACTTGATAGCCTTGGAGTACATGGAGTTACGAATCCAAGTTCTTCAGGCTTCGTTATAAAAGAAAGTTCTCCAGGTTTCGTGTGCTACCTCAACGCGTCATAGtgtacaacacaatccactggtAATCGTGCTTGGTCAGGCCCGTGTCGATGCGGCATCCAGGCATCCGGTGCACGCATGCCGTTTCACGCTCTACAGCGTGTGCGATGAACTCGTGGGAGACGTGGCCGCGTGCTGTCCCCGGGTTTACGAACTGAAATGTCCGGCCACCAGCTGGGCCAGCCACCAACCGCGGCCCGGAGACATTGCAAGATGAAACCCACCGGAACGCGTCGGCCCGCTAcgcttctctcctcctcctcctcagcccTTACCAACCAAAGCAaaccttccccctcctcctcctccggccaccgcGGCGAGAGGCCCCGATGGCGCCAACGGTGGAGATCAGCCACCTCTCCTTCACCTACCCGGGCATCgacggccgcccgccgcccggcgcgccgccgctcatcGAGGACGTCTGCTTCTCCCTCGACGCCGgccaccgctgcctcctcctcggctccaACGGCGCCGGTAACTCCACTACCCTTTCAGGACCGTCcgtcctttccttcctctctccgGTTCGGGTTCTCTGGTCGCGGGGTCTGATTTTGGGTGGATGCTGGGGGGTAGGCAAGACGACGATACTGAAGATACTGGGCGGGAAGCACATGGTGGATCCGAGCATGGTGCGGGTCCTGGGCAGGTCGgccttccacgacacggcgctCACATCATCTGGCGACCTCTGCTACCTAGGCGGTGAGGTGGGGGCTGGTGTTTTACGGAGTTACATTTCTATGTTTTGGCGGGTAATGGCATATGCGCCAATTTTGCTCTCAGTTGATCTGATGAATCTAATCgactattttttttgtgaattggGTTCAGTGGAGGCGCGATGTTGCCTTTGCGGGCTACCAGGTAAATATACAGATGGACATTTCAGCAGAGAAGATGATATTTGGTGTTGTGGGCGTTGATCCTCAAAGGAGAGATGAGCTTATCAAGGCAAGCTTATATTCACTCGCAGCATATTCATCACCATATTGCGTTTCATGGGAAGTTCTCATTCGACTTGCGAAATTGACACAGTGAAAGACGAAAACTTAAGTTTAATACTATTAGCTCTATCATTTTCGTGCATCTATATTCTTTACCAATTATCTAGTGTGTGATATGTAGAAATGTTTACTCCTATTTGTTTATatgatttcatttttttttaattttaccaTGGGTGTATTTCCTCCATGTCCCATTGATTAACGGAAAATATAGAAGTTTGCAAGGTTGGGGAATAAACTAGGTGAAAGATCCTACTACCTAAGCATATGCATTGGTGAGAGGCTGGTAGGATTCTATTTGCCCCCACAAACCATTGATGGAGCtagtaaaaataaatttcatatGGGCTATCAATTATGTTAGCAGTGATCATGCATCCTAAAGGTATCCACACACACAGCTCTATTTTGCATGGTCATACACTTGCATGTTCTCACCAGCCACATACTAAGTAACCAACTGAAAACAAACCAATTCTGGTAGTAATAAAGTATTGATGAATGTATTCCAGCTGATATCATTAGGTGAAGCATGGGTAAATGTTACTGTTGTGCTACAAAGAATTCATGTAATGAAGATAATCATTTACATGTTCAGCAAGCTTAAGTATGCCATCTGATAGCATTATGGCCTCATGGGTATAGAAACATCTTTGGTATAGTATTcccgaaaaaaaaaggaaacatctTTGGTATATACCTTTGAGGAGGGAACACAATTTGGAAGGTCCTGGGGATATGGATGCACAGATCTGTAAATGCAAAGTTTTTTGTTGTTCAGTGAGAGAACAGTTGGAGAAgatctaagtatttcttttttcataCCCAAGTAAACACTTGTAAACAAAACCTTTAATTGTTGCAATTAATCTTAAATGACTTTAAGACTTCTATGTCATTGGTTAATTCACATATAAGTACATAGCATACCTAATCAAGCTTAATATAGATGAGCCAAATAACCTAAGATAAGCCCTAACATATATTTAGGTAAACTCAGTTTGCTAGTTCTTGTACTCATTAGAGGGTGTATGTGCTGATCCTTTGACCTTTACTTAGGACAATGCAACTATAACCCTCTGTTTGTACTCATGACCTATTCATTTAACCTTCCTTAGTTCCTTTTTCCACTCTACAGATTTTGGATATTGACCTTGCCTGGCGCATGCACAAGGCATCCGATGGTCAAAGGAGACGGGTCCAAATTTGCATGGGGCTTCTCAAGCCATTCAAAGTTTGTTTCATCTTGCTGGTTATGGAAAAGATGTGCCATGTTTGTAATTTGTATCCAAACAACAAGGTGCTAACAcgaattttcttttatttattttttgaattcaGGTTCTTCTTCTTGATGAGATCACAGTAGATCTGGATGTGTTGGCAAGAGCAAATCTATTGACATATTTAAAGAAGGAATGCGAGGAACGGGGTGCTACAATCATCTACGCAACACATATTTTTGACGGACTTGATGATTGGCCAACACACATTGTGAGCCTTCTCACTATACATTTCTAGGCTGAAGTTTTTTGTGTAATATTGAAGATTATTGTTTCTATTGGATTTCAGGTGTACATTGCCCGTGGGAAGTTGCAACTAGCACTGCCTTTAGAGAAGGTGAAAGAAATGAGCCAGTTATCTCTCATGGTAAGTAGCATTCATCTGACAAAATAGTATGTTTTAGCATGATGTGTATGTTCATCTGATTTTGCTGCATTTTGACCTCAGAGAACAGTGGAGAGCTGGctgaggaaagagagagatgaggataGGCGGAGAAGAAAGGAACGGAAGGAGAAGGGCCTCCCAGAGTTTGACAAGGTTACTGAGGGGAGTCGGGTTATAGGTGATCCCGCTGCCAGAGCGGTGAACAATGGGTGGGCAGCAGGGAGGCTCGCCTCAACGGTTGCTGGTGAAGAGAATTTCATTTTCAGCTCTAACAGCGTTCTTAGGCAATAATCCTACCCTGCAATTTGGCTTTGTAATGATGAATAACGATCCTATAGATCCAATAGATCACACCATCCCACAGGAGTTTTTGCAGTAACAGCCTAACAGGCTAACAGCAAAGTTCTTGTATACAACTGCTCAAagattattttcaaaaatttcgCCTTCTTTTATGTATACAACTGTAATTTGGGTTTCATGATCTGATACTAGTTGCTGAATAAGTCAATATTGTTGTATATCTAATTTATTTTCCTTGATAATATGCATATATCCATTATTTGCATTTCTGTTCCCATCAAAATATTTCTTATCACCAAGAGCAACCGTATTTCCTTAGCAAGAAGATGAGCATCTTAGTACATGTTGAACTTGAACTCAGGTAAGTTTATTTGTTCTCATtctaacaaatttgactgtttGCTTTGTGCTGGCTCATCTGGTGCCTAACATGATGAAAGTAATTGATAATGGTATGCTGTCTATTTGCAGGATGTAAATATCATATTGTATGGTGGACATTTGCTGTTTTTGCCTGTAACATGGCAAACAAGATTACAAGAATGTCACAACAAGTGACATGCAAAAGTTATATCGATGAAGACCTCTAATGGGTGAGAGTCTTTAGTTCTGCTTGGGaccaaatgaaaaataaagttATCATTATGTAAACAGAAGGCATCGGCCTAAAGCAATTCTGAAACTTGCAAAGTTGCAATAACAATGCTCCAGTGGTGATCATTTCTAGGTACACTATGTCTGCATCCGCAATTTTTCCCTTTCTGTGTGCACATTTTGATCGGTTCATTTGTTGTTAGTAATGAGCAACGATTGCCGTATGCGTTACATCATGCCATCAGCCATACATGTGGACAAATGCATTCAGTCCTTATCTGCCTTATCCAAGAAAGGCAAACTTCAGAGATGAATAGGACCACTCCAAGCTGTACTTTGGTCCATGGAAGCACATTCTGACAGTTCATACTTCATAGTGGCATAGCAATGGGCTAAGTTCATATATTTATGATTTCTGGCATTATTACAGGCTTCTGTGAAGCATCccatgtactctctccgtttcataggccttgtttggatcctctgagctattaaatagccctccggaatcttactatttaggagtattaaacgtagattaccgacaaaaccgattccataacccctaggctattttgcgagacgaatctaatgatgtatattaatccatgattagcggctgattactgtagcaaatcatggattaatatacctcgttagattcatctcgcaaaatagcctagcgGCTTGTTTGGTaagggaaggggattgggagtttacacgagggaattgatgatgagattaaaatgggaatttgatttgtaatcccaatatcttgtttggtagaggtgatggaaattgatagggagtttagttagAGATTAGGccattaataaaaacggatgactgagatttgcttagacaaagtaaatgaggaattccctcccaattacctgcccctacccaggtattgaaaaggaaggaattccttcctcaattccccatccccatcccaccaaaattctcatgtctcccaaccaaacaaaacacttaatagcctcatccctctaaactcccaatccctcctaaaaactccctcAAACCAAACGGGCCGtaggggttatggaataggttttgtcagtaatatacgtttaatactcataaatagcaagattccaaagggctatttaatagccatccggatccaaacagggccataatgtaagtcattatagcattgcccacattcatataaatgttaatgaatccaaACATATGTctatgtctatattcattaatatctatatgcatgtgggcaatgctagaataacttacattaaatggaggaagtacaagTTTTGCATTGCAAATTCTTTCATGTTATTTTCAGCTTTGAAAGTTCCGCTGAAATGTCTGGAACTCCTGCATTCGACAAGTTTTGGAATATCCACTAATCCGTAACATTTTGTTATCCAAACACACTCAACAACGAGAGAAGTCCCAATCGAAGTTCAGGATCAGCGCACAGCAGACACCAAGGCTAAATACTTATCAACTTGTCTATGTTCAAACTTAATTTCTGAACAAAGGTATTAGGTTCGAAGTTCAGTCAACTGAACATATATAGCTCATGTTTAAGAGAGCTTCTGTGATGTTTCAAGCATGTTGTGAACTGGTGATGACTATACATACTGAACAGTTGGCAACATGCTCGCAGGGCGGGTACTACCTTCGTCTGCTCGAGACAACGAAAACACACaacatgattaaaaaaatgCTGTAAACTTTCGGTCACTATCCAGTAGTATCCACTAGCAACATTCTGAAAGGTGTTTCCATTGATATCGAATCCTATCCGAATTCTGAAATCCGCTTCTAACCGCCATGATCCACTTGCTGAGTTGATGTCAGCTTAAGATCATGGAGGTCAGCATGTGTTGTTTAATCCTGTAGAAGAAGAAACGCAAGTTCGTTACAGTCTCTCGCAGAACGGCAGATGTACTCATTTAGTCTCCGAATAAACAAACTTAGTATTAAATACAATATAGTATAGTACTTATAAATTTAAACATGTTACATTCTGTattatgttttatttattttcggATACAGAGAGAATAGACATCAAcaaaggcctggtttagtttttaatttttttctaaaaacatctcatcaaatctttggagatatgcatggagcattaaatataaataaaaataaaaactaattgcacaatttaCATGAAAATAGCGAGACtgatcttttgagcctaattagttcatgattagacataagtgctatagtaacccacatgtgctaatgatggcttaattaggctcaagagattcgtcttgcagtttccaggcgagttatgaaattaatttttttattgagagaatcccttatatgccactctaAATTAACCggctcccttatatgccacttcaAATTGGCTTCTCCCTTTTATGTCACCGGTTCAAGTTTCTCCTCTCTTTTATGCCATTGCCGTCGGTctaccgtcagttgaccgttaacttCATTGTAAAAAAGACGCATTTGCCCTTTAGAATTAGTATACAACCAATAATAGGTATTTTAGTACTAATATAGCTACTGGATAcaacatatgaaaattgattttttctgcatcacatgcaattttagccattaccatcacaaataaattttcaatgtaagcatgaaacatgcagttttccaacaatatttttaatataaagagcatttttcactggttctgacaaaattttgttcactcaaaaaggatttaaaataaattagttatgattttttgaagTTTACATATTTTTTAGTTGAGAGGGCATATTGGTCATTTACGAAAAAAACTAACATTTGACTAACAGTCAACTAACACTATAGTGGTGGGAGTGGCATAAAAGGGTGGAAAAACTTaactagtggcatataagggagaagccaattttgagtggcatataagggaactGGTCAAATTCTATGGCATATAAGAGATTCTCTTTTTTattcgtgtctgaaaacccATTTCGACATCAGGTCAAACGTCGGATGTGACACccgaaaattttcttttcgcgaactacaCACACCCAAAAGCTCAAACTCTGGACGTGCCGCCGGCTTCTGCCGGTAAAACATTGAACCAGTCACACCATTCTTTTTCTGAATGAACAAAAAAAGGCACAGCTCCTTTTCTTTCCCACCAAGAAAGACAAGGCACAGCACAGTGCCCCACCCATCATCATCCATCACAGCCCGGCCATGTCACGGCAAAAGGGCGGCCACTTCACCTCGTCGTCACCagaaaaacttttatttttctttttcccccatTTCTTTCACAAACGCAAACACACAACCctctcgccctcctcctcctcctcctttcccttctctcctcgccttcgccttcgccttcgcctcctctcctcccgacCTCCCCCATCGCGTCGCCGCGACGCCACCATGCTCGCTCCTCGCGCGTCCTAGTAGCGGCCGAcgcacctccctccctcccccttccGCGCGCCATGGCTCgggtctccgccgccgcagccgccgcggaaCGCCAGCTCGCCGTGGCCTGATTGATTGTTTGATTGATTTGGCTACGTCGACCGTCTCCCTCGCTCTCTCTCTGCACGTGCTTTTACGGTAGTCCCCCCCCTTGACCCCTTTCGGTGCGCTGTTGCGATTCTGTGGTGAATTCGATTTAAGGGTGGATTTCTCTGGGTACGAATGGATATGGTGGTGCCGGGTAATGATTGTTTTGTGGGCGTGACGGGTGATTGGATACGGTGGTTTTTCAGTAGTGGTAGTCTTGTGTTAGGGTTGTTGATTGCGCACGGATTTCCTCTGTTGTCTTGAGCTAAATTGCCAGAATTGGTGGTTCGGATGTTGATAAACGCCTAGGTAGTACCTGTTAGGTTCGTTCAATTTGTCACCAGAATAATTTCTGAACGAATTTTTGCCAGTCTGGGTGTTGGTCTGCTTCTTGTTCTGGTGCCGTTGGAGGGCTATTTCTGCAAGAACTACAGTTATCTGTTCGTTTTGGATGGTTATCTGGTGAGCTGAACGGCTGCATGGTGCCAATTTGCTCCGAGGTGAAAACCTTGCTTGGGAATTAGAGTTGACTGCTAGTGCTGATGTATCTTTGGAGCTTTGGTGATCAAAGCCTCAAAGGACATGACCTGTGCAATAAACAATTACACCTTCTTGCAACTTGGCTGCATTACTTTGACAAAGTTTTCTAGTAGACTCTGCAGCCAATTGCATGGGAAACAAAAATCACCACTTCAATTGTTCTGCGGAATTATCCCAAGTCCCGAGTTTTCTGTTGTGTGCAGAAAAGAATACGTGGTGCTTAATTTGCATCAATATTCTATGCTTCCTCGAGCATCAGCACGTATGCCAGAATTAGTATATTTTAGTTGCTTGTGGTTTTGTTAGACTTGGGTCTGTTGTTAGTACAGTGGTCCTGATTATACTATGGAATATATTCCATTATTAACAATCTGTGCTTAAATTTTAATGTAGGTACTAGGCCTTTGAGTTGTTATacaacaactttttttttctggagaaAGATGTCTCCAAGTTTGTAGTATTCACTCTGTTTTTCTCAATCAACAGTAAAATCTGACCcccttttttatcttttttcagAATCTCGTAGGCATTTACCTATTATCAAAAACCAGCACTTCTGATCCAAAAAGGATACAAAATTGAGAGTTAGAGATATCCATGGTAACTTTATCCTGCAACATAAAACCTTCATGCAGACTGATGCGTTTGTTGTATTGtttctttattttgtttctCGATGCCTTTGACAATTCAGAGCAATAGAGTTCATTAATTTGAgctgttcatttttttaatttagatgATTCTAGACTTGTGTTTTTCTCCAATCTGCAGAAAGATTGCATATTGTTCTTCTGATATGctttataaatatattcatatcTTCCTCCAATAAAAAGAGGAAATGAAAACAACAAAGTTTACATGAAAAAGGAGTTGATTTTTAACTGCAGACACAATGGTGCCTTTTGTGTTTGATAAAGGActgcagaattttttttatctcatgaGTATTTGGAGATATTGGTTGTCCCACACTTAGTGGCTGTGTTTCTATGGTTTCAGATGCCTGGTTTTGGTACAAGTTCTTCCATGGGTTCTGCATCTCACCCTGCTAGAATCGAGTATAACACAAGTAGCAATGTGTCATCTCAATACATATATGAGCAGGGTCTTTATTATCCAGCAACAAACGGCTATGCTTACTATGCAGGTGTGTGTTCCCCTAGCCTCAATCTATTTATATTTGTGGGTTCAATCCTCGATGCTTATTGTTTTGGTTTCACTTTTGGAAGGCTTTGAGCCACCAGTTGAATGGAGTGATCACACTAATTTTGTGGGGGTAGATGGTCAAAACCTACAACTTTCAGTAAGTTTCATAGTAGAACCCTGGTTATTATTATGATTAGaacatttttaaattatttattattattgtgATTGTTTCTTGAtgactattttttttggttgcacAGAATGAAAACCTTCCATATGTATATTGCACACCTGGCTATGGTTTTTCTTATTACTCCCCAGATCAGTACACCTATATGCCTGGCATGGTAATGGGAGTTGATGGCTCTTTTGTAGGAAGCCAACAGTATTTTGCTAGTCCATATCAACTTCCTGGCTCGCCATCTGGTTTCTTCCCGATGTCTATTCAGCCCACCACAGATTTCAGCTCAACTGTTTCTGCAGAACCTCCTTTACTTAGTACTGGCACTGGTACATCTGCTGTTGCTAGTAGGCTTGCTAACACCAGTATGAAAAACAAATATCAGATGTCTGGAAATACAGCTCCAGCTTCTCAGACTGCCCCTTCTGGAAGTCCAGCTGTTGGACGTCCTCAGCAGGCCTACGAAAACGAAAGCACAAATAAGCCATCTAATCCGCCTGATGCTAACATGAGTAGGCGTGACAAATCCTCAACCTCCCTTGTCACAGTTCCAGTGGATGCTTCATCGACTGACAAGGTATTTGATTAAACTTGAATATATACAGTTTAAGAGTTGCACCTTCTGGCACCAAAAGGAAAAATTACACaagtactttcttttttttgtataTAAAAAATGTGCATACTTCTGcctttattttgctatagttcTCATCTGTACTTCTGGGCTTTAGTATTTTATTGCTTTTGGAGACTATGTACCTAGTATGTGTTAATGTTCATACTGAACACTGAGTTAGGACCTACAATAATCTATTGGCTTGCATTGTGGATTCTAATTAAAAGTAATGCAGTACTAAAAGCAAACATTCTTATGCTCCctcatttttcttcttctgtttGTTTACTTCGTGAAAATTATTCGTTGTCTCATGGAGTTACGGTACCATTCTTTACGTCACTTTCATGATGCTGTTtcttttgcagtaaacagcctCTTTTGTTATACCCATCAGCTACCAACTAGCGTTCACAAGTATTATGTTTCCAAAACTTATATTAAACCTAGAGTTTTGATTATGCCACCTGCAGGATGGAAAATCTGATGAAGGTAATCAGTCAAAAGAACATGTGCAATCCATTCAGGTTACTTCAGGTCCCATGTCTGGCGAAAGTGGACAAGGCAAAGCAACAtcaaacagtacattggaaaaaaTTATGATACATCCTGACCAATACAATAAGGTTCACTTTCCTGTTGATCATCCAGATGCCAAGTTTTTTGTCATCAAATCTTACAGCGAGGATGATGTACAtaagagcattaaatataatgTATGGTCAAGCACACCTAATGGCAACAAGAGGTTGGATGCAGCCTACTCAGATGTACAAGGAAGAGCTCTGGGAAAGTGTccaatatttctctttttttctgtgAGTGTTGATGagtcctcttttttcttttcttttcataaaA
Coding sequences:
- the LOC4332655 gene encoding ABC transporter I family member 20, translating into MAPTVEISHLSFTYPGIDGRPPPGAPPLIEDVCFSLDAGHRCLLLGSNGAGKTTILKILGGKHMVDPSMVRVLGRSAFHDTALTSSGDLCYLGGEWRRDVAFAGYQVNIQMDISAEKMIFGVVGVDPQRRDELIKILDIDLAWRMHKASDGQRRRVQICMGLLKPFKVLLLDEITVDLDVLARANLLTYLKKECEERGATIIYATHIFDGLDDWPTHIVYIARGKLQLALPLEKVKEMSQLSLMRTVESWLRKERDEDRRRRKERKEKGLPEFDKVTEGSRVIGDPAARAVNNGWAAGRLASTVAGEENFIFSSNSVLRQ
- the LOC4332656 gene encoding YTH domain-containing protein ECT4 isoform X1, with translation MMPGFGTSSSMGSASHPARIEYNTSSNVSSQYIYEQGLYYPATNGYAYYAGFEPPVEWSDHTNFVGVDGQNLQLSNENLPYVYCTPGYGFSYYSPDQYTYMPGMVMGVDGSFVGSQQYFASPYQLPGSPSGFFPMSIQPTTDFSSTVSAEPPLLSTGTGTSAVASRLANTSMKNKYQMSGNTAPASQTAPSGSPAVGRPQQAYENESTNKPSNPPDANMSRRDKSSTSLVTVPVDASSTDKDGKSDEGNQSKEHVQSIQVTSGPMSGESGQGKATSNSTLEKIMIHPDQYNKVHFPVDHPDAKFFVIKSYSEDDVHKSIKYNVWSSTPNGNKRLDAAYSDVQGRALGKCPIFLFFSVNASGQFCGVAEMVGPVDFHKDMDFWQQDKWSGSFPVKWHLVKDVPNSTFRHIILENNENKPVTNSRDTQEIPFKSGTNMLKLFKDGPLTTSILDDFSFYEGRQKAMLEEKCRCSGRNFDVRMYVPAFIAKSSVVAVGEPSEVGKGQFSSKDLHSGDVEQDNGACEQPDKLNQMKDILATEALKTDGGAFVGQLEHAKTNQGSLDARVDHQSEHCSCSNPPENGERKPDSLSELVKLNGKSQRDSEAQPGINLSEPNYSSVKKGLPEEFCGQNPSNFMKEGGAGTVEDRKSTKFVTKSQGFPSSRVNKEAKGNGNEMARITTTGVVKVGSVHIKVNVAGEPSSEIIGDENGLP
- the LOC4332656 gene encoding YTH domain-containing protein ECT4 isoform X2, producing the protein MPGFGTSSSMGSASHPARIEYNTSSNVSSQYIYEQGLYYPATNGYAYYAGFEPPVEWSDHTNFVGVDGQNLQLSNENLPYVYCTPGYGFSYYSPDQYTYMPGMVMGVDGSFVGSQQYFASPYQLPGSPSGFFPMSIQPTTDFSSTVSAEPPLLSTGTGTSAVASRLANTSMKNKYQMSGNTAPASQTAPSGSPAVGRPQQAYENESTNKPSNPPDANMSRRDKSSTSLVTVPVDASSTDKDGKSDEGNQSKEHVQSIQVTSGPMSGESGQGKATSNSTLEKIMIHPDQYNKVHFPVDHPDAKFFVIKSYSEDDVHKSIKYNVWSSTPNGNKRLDAAYSDVQGRALGKCPIFLFFSVNASGQFCGVAEMVGPVDFHKDMDFWQQDKWSGSFPVKWHLVKDVPNSTFRHIILENNENKPVTNSRDTQEIPFKSGTNMLKLFKDGPLTTSILDDFSFYEGRQKAMLEEKCRCSGRNFDVRMYVPAFIAKSSVVAVGEPSEVGKGQFSSKDLHSGDVEQDNGACEQPDKLNQMKDILATEALKTDGGAFVGQLEHAKTNQGSLDARVDHQSEHCSCSNPPENGERKPDSLSELVKLNGKSQRDSEAQPGINLSEPNYSSVKKGLPEEFCGQNPSNFMKEGGAGTVEDRKSTKFVTKSQGFPSSRVNKEAKGNGNEMARITTTGVVKVGSVHIKVNVAGEPSSEIIGDENGLP